A portion of the Cervus elaphus chromosome X, mCerEla1.1, whole genome shotgun sequence genome contains these proteins:
- the LOC122690526 gene encoding serine/threonine-protein phosphatase 4 regulatory subunit 3-B-like, whose product MFSCNFSDQLPQRPPSLPSQLQLPLTMNSRETRSRAETRARVKRAKVAMVDKQSLVKVFFLNDDQQWEILGKGHVSTIYVERLQGMCLLVRSEPNGLQILESKINPDTPYQRRQGTLIVWSEAENHGMAISFPDAASCHEIWKDICQVQGKDPSINITHDTLVESEDETLDDMAETDEVLELPDCELGNLDQIAHLIASALTSSLCKEKLVLLLANEDFIKNLLQLFHTCEDLEDTESLHDLHDIVKGMLFLNKASLLEILFSDKYIMDVVGCLEYDPALAQPKRHREFLTQKVKFKEVIPIIDHELLRKIHQTYRVQYIHDILFPIPSIFEENFLSALTTFILLNKGEIVSMLQEDDKFLSTIFAQLRDKTTDDDTRRELLFFFKEFCAFSQTLHSENKDALFKTVTELGILPALKILMSMNDLQIRSTATDIFTYLVEYSPSTVREFIIEDRHSEDSILFINLVIQQIFCDTDPELASAFHLMGILRALLDPNNMTTSSSHCEKSEFLHFFCKHCMHNFLAPLLSTTSEYIRDKDNIVGSDENNNLCALRFMRRMIGLRDELLNRYIIKGNFFEPVVNALLKNGTRYNMLNSAIVELFDYIRMENIKSLVAHIVEKFYATLKSIEYVQTFKGLKVKYEQEKERQNQVGKNLCSVLYSKVFCRGSSVIEEEEEMSIIENIKEEAVNPPPESDFEDYFETKKTKENEDKVDIPSKTSFDDFKFTSSHSADAADGASNPNRRSVICLVDYSDDEEEEEDETPPSKRPHLSP is encoded by the exons ATGTTTTCTTGCAATTTTTCCGACCAGCTACCTCAGCGGCCACCGTCGTTGCCATCACAACTCCAGCTGCCGTTAACCATGAACTCTCGCGAGACACGATCACGGGCCGAGACAAGGGCCAGGGTGAAGAGAGCAAAGGTTGCCATGGTGGACAAGCAGAGCCTAGTGAAAGTTTTTTTCCTGAATGATGACCAACAATGGGAAATTCTAGGCAAGGGACATGTCTCCACTATTTATGTGGAACGCCTTCAGGGCATGTGTCTGCTAGTTCGATCTGAACCTAACGGCTTACAGATCTTGGAGTCAAAGATAAATCCAGACACACCCTATCAGAGACGACAAGGGACATTAATTGTTTGGTCTGAAGCTGAGAACCATGGTATGGCGATAAGTTTCCCGGACGCAGCAAGTTGTCATGAGATATGGAAAGACATCTGCCAGGTTCAAGGTAAAGATCCATCTATCAATATCACACATGACACCTTAGTTGAATCCGAAGACGAGACATTGGATGACATGGCAGAGACTGATGAAGTGCTTGAGCTGCCTGACTGTGAACTGGGTAATCTTGACCAGATTGCTCACTTAATTGCCTCAGCTCTCACCTCATCTCTGTGTAAGGAAAAGCTGGTTCTGTTATTGGCAAATGAggactttattaaaaatttactgCAATTGTTCCACACTTGTGAGGACCTAGAGGATACTGAAAGCTTACATGATCTGCATGACATTGTTAAAGGGATGTTATTTCTCAACAAGGCATCTCTGCTTGAGATCCTCTTTTCTGATAAGTATATCATGGATGTGGTGGGATGCCTTGAATATGACCCTGCCTTGGCTCAGCCAAAAAGGCATAGAGAATTCTTAACCCAAAAAGTGAAGTTCAAAGAAGTTATACCAATAATAGACCATGAACTTCTGCGAAAAATACATCAGACATACAGGGTACAGTACATTCACGACATCCTTTTTCCTATCCCATCTATATTTGAAGAgaattttctttctgctcttacaacttttattttattaaacaagGGTGAGATAGTCAGTATGCTGCAGGAAGATGATAAGTTTTTGTCCACCATTTTTGCACAGTTAAGGGATAAGACTACAGATGATGATACACGGCGtgaactgttattttttttcaaggaattcTGTGCATTTTCTCAGACATTACATTCTGAAAACAAGGATGCACTATTCAAAACAGTGACAGAACTGGGAATTCTTCCtgctcttaaaattttaatgagtaTGAATGACTTGCAAATAAGGTCAACTGCTACTGATATATTTACTTATCTGGTAGAGTATAGTCCATCCACGGTTCGAGAATTTATAATAGAAGACCGACATAGTGAAGACAGCATCCTTTTCATTAATTTagtaattcaacaaatattctgtGATACTGACCCTGAGCTAGCAAGTGCTTTTCATTTAATGGGAATTCTTCGTGCCCTGCTTGATCCAAATAACATGACAACATCATCTAGTCACtgtgaaaaaagtgaatttcTACATTTCTTCTGTAAGCATTGTATGCATAATTTCTTAGCACCACTTTTGTCAACTACTTCAGAATATATACGTGACAAGGATAATATAGTTGGATCTGAcgaaaacaacaa CTTGTGTGCTCTTCGTTTTATGAGAAGGATGATTGGCCTTAGAGATGAGCTTTTAAATCGTTATATCATCAAGGGAAATTTTTTTGAGCCAGTTGTAAATGCTCTTCTAAAGAATGGAACTCGGTACAATATGTTGAATTCAGCTATTGTTGAACTGTTTGACTACATAAGAATGGAAAACATCAAATCTCTTGTTGCCCATATAGTTGAAAAGTTTTATGCAACACTTAAGTCAATTGAATATGTTCAGACATTCAAAGGATTGAAGGTGAAATATGAGCAAGAGAAAGAGCGGCAAAATCAAGTAGGGAAGAATTTGTGTTCTGTATTGTACAGTAAAGTATTTTGCAGAGGTTCCAGTGTcatagaggaggaggaggaaatgagtattattgaaaatataaaggaagaaGCAGTTAATCCACCACCGGAAAGTGATTTTGAAGATTATTTTGagactaaaaaaacaaaagaaaatgaagacaaggTAGATATTCCCTCCAAAACATCTTTTGATGACTTCAAATTTACTTCATCCCATTCTGCTGATGCTGCTGATGGAGCAAGTAACCCAAACCGCAGAAGCGTGATTTGCTTAGTGGATTATTCAGATgatgaagaagaagaggaagatgaaacacctccCAGCAAAAGACCACATCTTAGCCCATAA